From a region of the Mercurialis annua linkage group LG1-X, ddMerAnnu1.2, whole genome shotgun sequence genome:
- the LOC126678415 gene encoding uncharacterized protein LOC126678415, whose protein sequence is MEASHSTASVYSSREDVTFNRDRRLRAPVCNCCNIAKIYTSWKETNPGRRFYGCPNYHVGGGCGFFRWIDPEIGERLMVLLNELHNERLMLRRDNRRLRIDMERGSDVIGTIDDVRRAMDEKEMVEEKLKVCNRKKEMYKFGLVLSWIVIGFVIVIALV, encoded by the exons ATGGAAGCCTCTCATTCTACAGCATCGGTTTATAGCAGTCGAGAAGATGTCACATTCAATCGCGACAGAAGACTTCGTGCTCCTGTTTGCAATTGCTGCAATATTGCAAAAATATACACCTCATGGAAAGAAACTAATCCAGGAAGAAGATTCTATGGATGCCCTAATTATCAT GTTGGAGGAGGTTGTGGTTTCTTTAGGTGGATTGATCCAGAAATAGGGGAAAGATTGATGGTGTTACTGAATGAATTGCATAATGAAAGACTTATGCTGAGAAGGGATAACAGACGGTTGCGCATAGATATGGAACGTGGATCAGATGTGATAGGGACAATTGATGATGTAAGGAGAGCAATGGATGAGAAGGAGATGGTAGAAGAAAAACTCAAAGTGTGTAATAGGAAGAAAGAGATGTACAAGTTTGGTTTAGTACTATCATGGATTGTAATTGGATTTGTCATTGTAATTGCTCTAGTTTGA